In one window of Pseudobdellovibrionaceae bacterium DNA:
- a CDS encoding ATP-binding cassette domain-containing protein — translation MIQVSDLSKSYGDRLAIDRLNFSVRKGEVVGFLGPNGAGKSTTMKIITGFMAPSSGSVKVAGFDVFENPIEVKQRIGYLPELPPVYGDMYVRDYLKFAALLKRVPRKKVNSLVDAALEKTGLQDVHKRLIQNLSKGYRQRVGLAQALVSDPDILILDEPTVGLDPKQMAEIRKLIQNLKGQHTIILSTHILPEVQANCERIIIINKGKIVAEDSLQGLSNRLSGNRRVTVRVRRSADELVNTLQQVSGVSNIGRDQDGIHIDIDQNEDTIEAIADHVVQKRAGLLELRSDTMGLEDIFIKLTSSEGAMDARGEV, via the coding sequence ATGATTCAAGTCAGTGATTTATCAAAGAGTTATGGCGATCGCCTGGCTATTGATCGTCTTAATTTTTCCGTGCGTAAGGGGGAAGTGGTCGGCTTCTTGGGTCCAAACGGTGCGGGAAAATCCACAACCATGAAAATCATCACCGGATTTATGGCCCCGTCTTCTGGGTCCGTAAAAGTGGCCGGCTTTGATGTATTTGAAAACCCCATAGAGGTAAAACAGCGTATCGGGTACTTGCCCGAGTTGCCGCCTGTGTATGGCGATATGTATGTGCGCGACTATTTAAAGTTTGCGGCGTTACTCAAGCGAGTGCCACGAAAAAAGGTGAACTCATTAGTGGATGCAGCTCTTGAAAAAACGGGTTTGCAAGACGTACACAAGAGGCTGATTCAAAATTTGTCCAAAGGGTATCGGCAGAGAGTGGGTCTTGCCCAAGCTCTGGTATCGGATCCAGATATTCTCATTTTGGATGAACCCACGGTGGGCCTTGACCCCAAGCAAATGGCTGAGATCAGAAAACTCATCCAGAACCTAAAGGGTCAACACACAATTATTTTGTCCACTCACATTTTGCCTGAGGTCCAGGCCAACTGTGAACGCATCATCATTATCAACAAAGGAAAAATTGTTGCTGAAGATTCTCTTCAAGGTTTGTCTAACCGGCTCTCGGGTAACCGGCGTGTGACTGTGCGAGTGCGGCGATCTGCTGATGAACTTGTCAATACTTTGCAGCAGGTATCTGGAGTCAGCAACATTGGTCGAGATCAGGACGGTATTCATATTGATATAGATCAAAACGAAGACACCATCGAGGCCATTGCGGATCACGTGGTACAAAAACGAGCGGGGCTGTTAGAACTTCGTTCAGATACCATGGGCCTTGAAGATATCTTTATTAAATTGACGTCATCAGAAGGGGCGATGGACGCCCGCGGGGAGGTGTAA
- a CDS encoding NFACT family protein, whose protein sequence is MKPLTVLEIDALVEMLKTLIGAQVQEIKLAGDALVLGVFTTATGKAWLVIDMNAHAPAIVFAKALSYALGKATKPIVLFLRAHLQGQRLVHVERDVTYGRVVSLQFEGFDGAECELNVRLFPHGQNVIVSAGQKKMAWAKPRDLQPLLETTEASDDPQARSVAEIFKQWQERGSQKPSINTKVDSPKNLEALRHQKIKKLEKAIGRVEQGLTEKQETPWREVGEWVKVHQSLNVPEAWSGYIDPNMSLAENIEHCFERAKKNERKQGGQEQRLWSLREELETWKTATSDQIKKLAQVGSALQTGTNLLRAAQTKGRTRTFDENFEAYSGRSGPENLKLLRAARAWDLWFHVKDIPGRHGILRRNKSQKVPEKVLNEVAHWLLELQFQEKTDLYRGQTFAVVVTERRYVTPIKGEKAGRVTYRNERTLQIKL, encoded by the coding sequence ATGAAACCCTTAACTGTCTTAGAGATCGACGCTCTTGTAGAAATGCTTAAGACCTTAATCGGTGCTCAGGTGCAGGAAATCAAGCTTGCCGGTGACGCGCTTGTTTTAGGGGTTTTCACAACGGCCACAGGCAAGGCATGGCTGGTTATCGACATGAATGCCCACGCCCCCGCAATAGTGTTCGCAAAGGCCTTGTCCTATGCCCTAGGCAAGGCCACCAAGCCCATTGTATTATTTCTTCGCGCGCACCTTCAGGGTCAACGCCTTGTACATGTGGAGCGAGATGTTACCTATGGGCGGGTGGTTAGCTTGCAATTTGAAGGTTTTGACGGGGCTGAGTGTGAACTTAATGTGCGGCTATTTCCCCACGGTCAGAATGTCATCGTTTCAGCAGGTCAAAAAAAAATGGCTTGGGCTAAGCCTCGCGATCTGCAGCCCCTGTTGGAGACCACCGAGGCCTCCGACGACCCTCAGGCCCGGTCCGTTGCCGAAATCTTCAAGCAGTGGCAAGAGCGTGGTTCACAAAAACCGTCAATAAATACCAAAGTGGATAGTCCGAAAAATCTTGAGGCCCTTCGCCATCAGAAAATTAAAAAGCTAGAAAAAGCCATTGGTCGAGTGGAGCAGGGGCTGACGGAAAAACAGGAGACCCCTTGGCGTGAGGTGGGAGAGTGGGTGAAAGTGCACCAGTCACTTAACGTTCCTGAGGCGTGGTCGGGCTATATCGACCCAAATATGTCGTTAGCTGAAAACATTGAGCATTGTTTTGAGCGGGCGAAAAAGAACGAAAGAAAACAAGGTGGGCAAGAGCAGCGACTTTGGTCGTTGCGTGAAGAGCTGGAGACATGGAAAACAGCAACCTCCGATCAAATCAAAAAGTTGGCGCAAGTCGGGAGTGCGCTACAAACTGGCACCAATTTATTGCGGGCGGCCCAGACAAAAGGCCGCACTCGTACATTTGACGAGAACTTTGAAGCCTACTCTGGGCGATCAGGTCCAGAGAACCTCAAGCTTTTGCGCGCGGCCCGGGCTTGGGATCTTTGGTTTCACGTGAAGGACATTCCCGGCCGGCATGGCATCCTTCGGCGCAACAAGTCCCAAAAAGTGCCCGAAAAAGTGCTTAATGAAGTGGCACATTGGCTTTTGGAGCTGCAGTTCCAAGAAAAAACCGACCTCTATCGGGGGCAGACCTTTGCTGTTGTTGTCACAGAACGGCGGTATGTGACACCTATCAAAGGGGAAAAGGCCGGGAGAGTCACTTACCGCAATGAGCGAACGCTTCAGATAAAACTATAG
- a CDS encoding ATP-binding protein, with protein MLSNVKKLVKLSYIKKLHGHMEADNGFIQVLLGPRQVGKTTSTLHLLSQHFKATSDYISLEKVFNPGPEFIVENWSRAHKDKKILVIDEIQKCESWSETIKFLYDENKRLGIKTRVVLLGSSSLEIQKGLTESLTGRFQLIQAHHWNFDESNRGYKLSLDECLKFGGYPGSYPLIEQHDSWVEYLKNSIVGTVVEKDILQYQSVRSPALFRQAFEIIVGYPAQEISYTKLLGQIQDRGNVELVKHYLRLYEGAFLIKTIEKYSNKIVKTKTSSPKILPLAPCLYYLTVIDDYQSDEQGRAFELLVGAQLVRTGWPLYYWRQGKDEVDFVLKKGRRLWAIEVKSGRKKSAKGLMKFKTEFPQASPVIITKDNYIQFEKDPLAFLER; from the coding sequence ATGCTATCAAATGTGAAAAAGCTAGTAAAATTAAGTTATATTAAGAAGTTACACGGTCATATGGAGGCCGACAATGGCTTTATTCAGGTGCTTCTGGGCCCGCGACAGGTGGGAAAGACCACTTCAACATTGCATCTACTTTCGCAGCACTTCAAGGCCACCTCAGACTACATAAGCCTTGAGAAGGTGTTTAATCCTGGTCCAGAGTTTATCGTTGAAAACTGGAGCCGGGCTCACAAGGACAAAAAGATTCTTGTTATTGATGAAATCCAAAAATGTGAGAGCTGGTCAGAAACTATTAAATTTTTGTACGACGAAAATAAACGTCTCGGCATCAAGACCCGTGTGGTGTTGCTGGGTTCAAGTTCACTGGAAATTCAAAAAGGCCTTACAGAAAGTCTCACTGGGCGATTTCAGTTGATCCAAGCCCATCACTGGAACTTTGATGAGTCAAATAGGGGATACAAACTGAGCCTTGATGAGTGTCTTAAGTTTGGTGGCTACCCGGGCTCTTATCCGCTCATTGAGCAGCACGATAGTTGGGTCGAGTACTTGAAAAATTCAATAGTTGGTACTGTGGTCGAAAAAGATATTCTGCAATACCAGAGCGTGCGCAGCCCGGCTTTGTTTCGGCAAGCTTTTGAGATCATTGTGGGCTATCCGGCCCAAGAAATATCTTATACTAAACTACTTGGTCAGATTCAGGACCGCGGTAATGTGGAGCTCGTAAAACACTACCTTCGCCTCTATGAAGGGGCGTTCCTCATTAAGACCATTGAGAAATACTCTAACAAAATCGTGAAAACAAAAACCTCCTCGCCCAAAATTCTGCCTTTGGCACCCTGCCTGTATTACCTCACCGTAATTGACGATTATCAGAGCGATGAGCAGGGGAGGGCTTTCGAGCTTCTCGTTGGCGCACAACTTGTGCGAACAGGTTGGCCCCTCTACTACTGGCGGCAGGGCAAGGATGAAGTGGATTTCGTATTGAAAAAAGGTCGGCGCCTGTGGGCGATTGAAGTAAAAAGTGGTCGAAAAAAGTCGGCCAAAGGCTTAATGAAATTCAAAACTGAGTTCCCCCAAGCAAGCCCCGTAATCATCACCAAAGATAACTATATACAGTTTGAAAAGGACCCTTTGGCCTTTCTCGAGCGGTGA